A region from the Streptomyces tsukubensis genome encodes:
- a CDS encoding cobalamin B12-binding domain-containing protein, whose protein sequence is MGVTGPIRVVVAKPGLDGHDRGAKVIARALRDAGMEVIYTGLHQTPEQIVDTAIQEDADAIGLSILSGAHNTLFARVLELLKERDAEDIRVFGGGIIPEEDIAPLKEKGVAEIFTPGATTTSIVDWVTTTFSPPS, encoded by the coding sequence ATGGGTGTGACCGGTCCGATCCGCGTAGTGGTGGCCAAACCCGGCCTCGACGGGCACGACCGCGGGGCCAAGGTCATCGCACGGGCCCTGCGGGACGCGGGCATGGAGGTCATCTACACCGGTCTCCACCAGACCCCCGAGCAGATCGTCGACACCGCGATCCAGGAGGACGCGGACGCGATCGGCCTGTCGATCCTCTCCGGCGCGCACAACACGCTCTTCGCCCGGGTGCTGGAACTGCTGAAGGAACGGGACGCGGAGGACATCCGGGTGTTCGGGGGCGGGATCATCCCCGAAGAGGACATCGCGCCGCTGAAGGAGAAGGGGGTGGCGGAGATCTTCACGCCGGGCGCGACGACGACGTCGATCGTCGACTGGGTCACCACAACGTTTTCGCCTCCCTCTTAG